A stretch of Alkalicella caledoniensis DNA encodes these proteins:
- a CDS encoding DUF2975 domain-containing protein — protein MNQSALSKWLKIVIWGIALCGLLVYGWVVPMYGQSLAYENPEFSHAYMPWLIFICFTAIPCYLVLIYAWKIASEIGADNSFSKLNAKFLKNISSLAVFNSTFFFLGNIVFLLLEINHPGIVLLSLIVVFIGIAIAVASAALSHLVMKAAILQDESDLTI, from the coding sequence ATGAATCAAAGTGCTTTATCTAAATGGTTGAAGATAGTTATTTGGGGAATTGCATTATGCGGTCTTTTAGTTTACGGGTGGGTTGTCCCTATGTATGGTCAATCCCTTGCATACGAAAACCCTGAATTTTCCCATGCTTACATGCCATGGTTAATCTTTATATGTTTTACTGCTATTCCTTGTTACTTAGTTCTTATATATGCATGGAAGATTGCCAGTGAGATTGGAGCTGACAATTCATTTTCTAAATTAAATGCAAAATTTCTAAAAAACATATCATCCCTTGCGGTGTTCAATTCAACATTCTTCTTTTTAGGCAACATAGTGTTTTTACTACTGGAAATTAATCATCCAGGGATTGTACTATTGTCTTTAATAGTTGTGTTTATTGGAATCGCAATAGCAGTTGCTTCAGCGGCATTATCTCACCTTGTCATGAAGGCGGCAATTTTGCAAGATGAAAGCGATCTTACTATATAA
- a CDS encoding IS1182 family transposase, with the protein MRTNTQHSYYTRFNGSYQLVLPLNLETLIPEDDSVRLLSQILEGLNYQGLYKAYSSKGRKPAVEPKLLFKVLTYAYMNNIYSSRKIETACKRDINFMWLLEGNKCPDHSTIARFRKIYLSNAVEDLFYQFILHLKEIGEVKFENLFIDGTKIEANANKYTFVWDKVVKKNEAKMFDKVQNFLRDLNEHYSVEFIVSKERMLDDLNCILSFLKQRKEEGKVEFVYGIGKRKSKLQKFTEEVQSFYERQVKYDSCNEIFQGRSSYSKTDTGATFMRMKDDHMRNSQLKPGYNLQIGVESEYIVSVGVFQNRSDIGTLIPFLGKMEERLKLKYKNIIADSGYESEENYLFLEKKGYTYYIKPQTYDRWKKRSFKKDISKRENMVYDSKLDEYTCHNNKKLKATGKIIRTSVTGYKSEATVYECEDCTNCQFKPKCTKAQGNKKLQVSKKFIEKRQISYQNIVSKNGVKLRVNRSIQAEGAFGVLKQDYGFQRFLTRGIHSVSVETLLLGLGYNMNKLHAKLKNGRCGHHLHELKVS; encoded by the coding sequence ATGAGAACAAATACACAACACTCATATTATACCCGATTTAATGGTAGTTATCAATTAGTTTTACCATTAAATTTAGAAACTTTAATACCTGAAGATGATTCTGTTCGACTGCTAAGCCAAATATTGGAGGGATTAAACTATCAAGGTTTATACAAGGCATACTCTTCTAAGGGAAGAAAACCAGCAGTTGAACCAAAACTTCTTTTTAAGGTGTTAACCTACGCTTACATGAATAACATTTATTCAAGTAGAAAAATTGAAACTGCATGCAAAAGAGATATAAATTTTATGTGGCTATTAGAGGGAAATAAATGCCCCGATCATAGCACTATTGCAAGGTTCCGAAAGATTTACTTATCTAATGCAGTTGAAGATTTGTTTTACCAATTCATCTTACATTTAAAAGAAATAGGTGAAGTTAAATTTGAGAATCTCTTTATTGATGGGACAAAAATAGAAGCCAATGCAAATAAATATACGTTTGTATGGGATAAGGTCGTAAAGAAAAATGAAGCTAAGATGTTTGATAAAGTACAGAACTTCTTGAGAGATTTAAATGAACATTATAGTGTCGAATTTATAGTTTCCAAGGAGAGAATGTTAGACGATTTAAACTGCATATTGTCCTTCTTAAAGCAAAGGAAGGAAGAGGGAAAAGTAGAATTTGTTTATGGAATCGGCAAAAGAAAAAGTAAGCTTCAAAAATTTACTGAGGAAGTGCAGTCATTTTATGAAAGACAAGTGAAGTACGATTCATGCAATGAAATATTCCAAGGTAGAAGTAGTTACTCTAAAACAGATACAGGTGCTACTTTTATGAGAATGAAAGATGACCACATGAGAAACTCTCAACTAAAGCCTGGCTACAATTTGCAAATAGGTGTAGAGAGTGAGTATATAGTATCCGTAGGAGTATTCCAAAACAGATCAGATATTGGTACATTGATCCCCTTCCTAGGAAAGATGGAGGAAAGATTAAAATTAAAGTATAAAAACATAATTGCAGACTCTGGGTATGAAAGTGAGGAAAATTACCTTTTCCTCGAAAAGAAGGGATATACATACTATATAAAACCCCAGACTTATGATAGATGGAAAAAAAGAAGCTTTAAAAAAGATATAAGCAAGCGCGAAAATATGGTTTATGATTCTAAGCTCGATGAGTATACATGTCACAACAACAAGAAATTAAAAGCTACTGGTAAAATCATTAGAACATCAGTAACTGGCTATAAATCTGAAGCCACTGTGTACGAATGTGAGGATTGTACAAACTGTCAGTTTAAGCCTAAATGTACAAAAGCACAAGGTAACAAAAAGTTACAGGTATCTAAAAAGTTTATAGAGAAAAGGCAAATATCATATCAAAATATAGTGTCTAAAAACGGAGTTAAACTCAGGGTTAACAGGTCTATTCAGGCTGAAGGTGCTTTTGGAGTTCTAAAGCAAGATTATGGATTTCAAAGATTTTTGACAAGAGGTATCCACAGCGTGAGTGTAGAAACACTTCTATTAGGCTTAGGCTATAACATGAATAAACTTCATGCCAAGCTTAAGAATGGGCGCTGTGGGCATCACCTTCATGAACTGAAAGTCTCATAG
- a CDS encoding GrpB family protein: MTSPCLYNSEWDDWYMDEEKLLNEIIGKENIVRVNHIGSTSVNGLLAKPTVDILLEIDNHCDVEEVIAILEENGYICMAKQKLKPLNLTLVKGYTEKGFAKRVYHIHIRHFGDWNELYFRDYLKANNDVATHYGNLKMSLKEEYQYDRDAYTNAKSEFILKHTDIARNMLNDKYKK, translated from the coding sequence CTGACGTCCCCCTGTCTCTATAACTCAGAATGGGATGATTGGTACATGGATGAAGAGAAATTACTAAATGAGATTATTGGAAAAGAGAACATAGTTCGGGTAAATCATATTGGTAGTACTTCTGTTAATGGATTACTTGCAAAGCCTACTGTTGATATTCTTTTGGAAATTGACAATCACTGTGATGTAGAAGAAGTGATCGCCATACTAGAAGAAAATGGATATATCTGTATGGCAAAACAAAAGCTGAAACCTTTGAACTTAACCCTTGTTAAGGGATATACAGAGAAGGGTTTTGCTAAGCGGGTTTATCATATTCATATAAGACATTTTGGAGACTGGAATGAACTGTATTTTAGAGATTATTTGAAGGCAAATAATGATGTTGCTACACATTACGGAAATTTAAAAATGAGTCTGAAAGAAGAATATCAATATGACAGAGATGCCTATACAAACGCAAAATCCGAGTTTATTTTAAAACATACTGACATTGCAAGAAATATGTTAAATGATAAATATAAAAAATAG
- a CDS encoding IS1182 family transposase has protein sequence MSFIQGTDRKQKTMFPDCIEDYIGEDNPVRVIDEYVKLVNMSAFTKSKEHRRGAPGYHPSVLLKLYLYGYVNGIRSSRKLETESHRNIEVVWLLQKLKPDFKTIADFRKENKTQLKQVFKDFTKLCKDLKLLGEEFIAIDGTKIQANNSKKNNFSKKKIQRHKQYIEDKVNSYLDLLESSDKDDSPKLKYTPEEIQQKIEKLKERKIKFEELEKKLQDSESNEISTVDEDARLMDNKNNGVTVAYNIQTAVDSKHSIIVAYDVTNNPADQGNLNSLAEKAKDIFGKRKLEVAADKGYYQADDLMKCERNETTVYLPKQSYSNATGDKDFYGDKFTYVPEKDLYICPLGHELRRINHKSKEPKRIKYRNYDACKNCESKSKCTTAAKGRIINRSPNQDFLDTIDARTEANMDKYLQRQMIVEHPYGTIKRTMNAGYFLTRGMDSVTTETALVLLAYNFKRVINIIGVKELLRILVALRPTLSLYFYMFKSYCTKRQEFYG, from the coding sequence ATGTCATTTATACAAGGTACAGATAGAAAGCAAAAAACAATGTTTCCTGACTGCATAGAAGATTACATAGGTGAGGATAATCCCGTTAGGGTAATTGATGAATACGTAAAACTGGTCAATATGAGTGCATTCACTAAATCAAAGGAACACCGCAGAGGTGCACCAGGATATCATCCCTCTGTTTTATTGAAGTTATATCTATATGGGTATGTAAATGGCATAAGATCATCTAGAAAGCTAGAAACAGAATCTCACAGGAATATAGAAGTGGTTTGGCTATTACAAAAACTAAAACCTGATTTTAAAACAATAGCTGATTTCAGGAAAGAAAATAAAACTCAGCTAAAACAAGTTTTCAAGGATTTTACTAAGTTGTGTAAGGATCTCAAACTATTAGGCGAGGAATTCATAGCAATAGATGGGACTAAAATTCAAGCTAATAATTCAAAGAAGAATAATTTCTCAAAGAAAAAAATACAAAGACACAAACAATATATCGAAGATAAGGTTAATTCCTATCTAGATTTGTTAGAAAGCAGTGACAAAGACGATTCACCTAAACTTAAGTATACACCTGAAGAAATTCAGCAAAAAATTGAAAAACTCAAGGAGCGTAAAATTAAATTTGAAGAGTTGGAAAAAAAACTACAGGATAGCGAAAGTAATGAAATATCTACAGTTGACGAAGATGCTAGGCTTATGGACAACAAAAACAATGGTGTTACTGTAGCATATAACATACAAACAGCTGTAGACTCTAAGCATAGTATTATAGTGGCATATGATGTTACAAACAATCCCGCAGATCAAGGTAATCTAAATTCACTTGCAGAAAAGGCTAAAGATATATTTGGAAAAAGGAAACTTGAAGTAGCAGCAGATAAAGGCTATTACCAAGCAGACGACCTTATGAAATGTGAGAGAAACGAAACAACAGTCTATTTGCCAAAACAGTCGTATTCTAACGCCACAGGAGACAAAGATTTCTACGGAGATAAATTTACTTATGTGCCTGAAAAAGACTTATATATTTGTCCTTTGGGCCATGAATTACGCAGAATAAACCACAAATCAAAAGAACCAAAAAGAATAAAATATAGAAACTACGATGCCTGTAAAAACTGTGAATCAAAAAGCAAATGCACCACTGCAGCCAAAGGCAGGATAATAAATCGGTCACCTAACCAAGATTTTTTGGATACTATAGATGCTAGAACAGAAGCAAATATGGACAAATACCTACAAAGGCAGATGATTGTTGAGCATCCTTATGGAACCATCAAAAGGACAATGAATGCTGGGTATTTTTTAACAAGAGGGATGGATTCTGTAACTACAGAGACAGCCCTAGTTTTGCTAGCCTATAATTTTAAAAGAGTAATAAATATTATAGGAGTGAAAGAACTACTAAGGATATTAGTAGCTCTTAGACCCACTTTATCATTGTATTTTTATATGTTTAAGTCATATTGCACCAAAAGACAGGAATTTTACGGCTAA
- a CDS encoding AraC family transcriptional regulator, producing MDWLTSMNAVLDYVEDNITEPIDYDKLAKIVCCSTYEFGRIFSFMAGVSISEYIRRRRLSLAAFDLQDQNLKVIDVAFKYCYESPTSFSRAFKDMHGISPLLARKQGFLKTYPKLSFKITIKGVEEMEFRIVKRDSFKIMGLKGMSTSIAQVGDTLDPLWRNFMDNYDNRLWKNYHAPLWQVGVYWNESKNSATPCIIGAEVRSTDVVEGMDIEEILPSTWAAFTIKGPAGKGADEAYARIRTQWFPTSRYIRNPNMQHLEIYPPGDASLNNYHWEIWMPVLEK from the coding sequence ATGGATTGGTTAACAAGTATGAATGCTGTGCTGGATTATGTGGAAGACAACATTACTGAGCCTATTGATTATGATAAGCTAGCTAAAATAGTCTGTTGTTCAACATACGAATTTGGACGCATATTTTCTTTTATGGCCGGAGTATCTATATCAGAATACATTAGACGTCGAAGGCTTTCACTGGCAGCCTTTGATCTTCAGGACCAAAACCTAAAAGTTATAGATGTAGCCTTTAAGTATTGTTATGAATCGCCCACTTCATTTTCACGGGCCTTCAAAGATATGCATGGCATCTCGCCTTTGTTAGCGCGCAAACAGGGGTTCTTGAAAACCTATCCTAAACTTTCCTTCAAGATTACAATTAAAGGAGTGGAAGAAATGGAGTTCAGAATTGTAAAAAGAGATAGTTTCAAGATTATGGGATTGAAAGGAATGTCAACCTCCATAGCACAAGTGGGAGATACCCTCGATCCATTGTGGAGGAATTTTATGGATAACTATGATAATAGATTGTGGAAAAACTATCATGCCCCCCTTTGGCAAGTTGGGGTATACTGGAATGAAAGCAAAAATAGTGCAACCCCTTGCATAATAGGTGCTGAGGTTAGGAGTACTGATGTAGTGGAGGGTATGGATATTGAAGAAATCCTCCCTTCAACATGGGCAGCCTTCACCATAAAAGGACCTGCAGGGAAAGGAGCCGATGAAGCTTACGCTAGGATTAGGACACAATGGTTTCCAACAAGTAGATATATTCGTAATCCAAACATGCAACACCTTGAGATTTATCCTCCAGGTGATGCTAGTTTAAATAATTATCACTGGGAGATTTGGATGCCAGTATTGGAGAAGTAA
- the phnD gene encoding phosphate/phosphite/phosphonate ABC transporter substrate-binding protein: MSKWKNFRGALIFIIGILFLQLGLYLFLEFGLWYLVLSISGTYLLSLFIMKTGTSNNKGSTETIKSNLDQGISENLFNISETMSIDIQQLLWLSINNIEAFGKLVKFFHKIQENGEQNAASAQEITASMEEFVSNFHSLNENILEVEQQSDSSYKMLAANKSTMANIQQSMLDLSQSIKETSTSHDKLHKSSQEINKIVEYIQGISSQINLLSLNASIEAARAGEAGRGFSVVAQEIKKLSEETNNATTNIKNVVDSINEDMNVTNSSIVKMVEEIQHTEVIAKESSVVVSTIEEIISSIKKSLETVRTISQKQLMSSNEIKEGSHSFAVAVEETHGMLYELLKTVETQQGKNDEIIEYSNKLGDISEEFQETIVKLKKDTEIIFGVNPFTSPENIKTMYAPILASVCKEVGCQARIIIVKNYETLNDWISKGKIDIGWFSPLAYVKAREKTNVVPLATPIVNGKASYIGYIIARKDSSIKSLNDLSGSTFGYVDKNSASGYLFANYIMSQERIYDSSFSRTVFLGSHDKVIQAVLSGEVDAGATYSEAIDFAVQQGLPVDKLEIIASTDPIPKDVIGSNENLPKELVDKLKEAFIDFTKPSDINSPVDGFTESKDNNYDIIRNIV; this comes from the coding sequence TTGAGTAAATGGAAAAACTTTAGAGGTGCACTAATCTTCATTATTGGAATATTGTTTTTGCAGCTGGGTCTTTATCTTTTTCTTGAATTTGGTCTTTGGTACTTAGTTCTATCTATTTCAGGTACATACCTACTGTCATTATTTATAATGAAAACTGGTACAAGCAATAATAAAGGTTCTACTGAAACAATCAAAAGTAATTTGGACCAAGGGATAAGCGAAAATTTATTCAACATCTCCGAGACAATGAGTATCGATATACAACAGTTGTTATGGCTATCCATTAACAATATCGAGGCCTTTGGAAAGCTTGTAAAATTCTTCCACAAAATTCAAGAAAACGGGGAACAAAACGCTGCCAGTGCCCAAGAAATAACAGCAAGTATGGAAGAGTTTGTGTCTAATTTTCACAGTCTAAATGAGAACATCTTAGAGGTGGAACAACAGTCTGACAGTTCCTACAAGATGTTGGCAGCCAACAAAAGTACCATGGCTAATATTCAGCAATCCATGCTTGATCTATCCCAATCTATAAAGGAAACATCCACTAGCCACGATAAGCTCCATAAATCATCCCAAGAGATAAACAAAATAGTTGAATACATACAGGGTATATCTAGCCAAATCAACTTATTATCCCTCAATGCCTCCATTGAAGCTGCTAGGGCTGGAGAAGCTGGGCGAGGATTTTCAGTTGTAGCCCAAGAGATTAAAAAATTATCTGAGGAAACAAACAACGCCACCACAAACATCAAAAATGTAGTGGACAGTATAAATGAGGACATGAATGTAACCAATTCTTCCATAGTAAAAATGGTGGAAGAAATTCAGCATACGGAGGTAATCGCCAAAGAATCTTCTGTAGTTGTTTCTACCATCGAGGAAATAATAAGTAGCATAAAGAAATCCCTTGAAACCGTTAGGACTATCTCTCAAAAGCAACTGATGTCATCCAATGAGATAAAAGAGGGTTCCCATTCCTTTGCAGTGGCAGTGGAAGAAACCCATGGAATGTTATATGAGCTACTAAAAACCGTTGAAACCCAGCAAGGTAAAAATGATGAAATTATAGAATATAGCAACAAACTAGGGGATATTTCTGAGGAATTTCAGGAGACCATTGTTAAGTTAAAAAAGGATACTGAAATTATATTTGGAGTGAATCCTTTTACTTCACCTGAAAATATCAAAACAATGTATGCACCTATTCTAGCAAGTGTGTGTAAGGAAGTTGGCTGTCAAGCTCGGATTATAATAGTTAAAAATTATGAAACCCTTAATGATTGGATTAGTAAAGGTAAAATTGATATAGGCTGGTTTTCACCCTTGGCTTATGTGAAGGCTAGGGAAAAAACCAATGTGGTACCCCTAGCAACCCCCATAGTAAATGGCAAGGCGTCATATATAGGATATATAATAGCCAGAAAGGATAGTTCTATTAAGAGTTTAAACGATCTGTCAGGCAGCACCTTTGGATATGTGGATAAAAACAGTGCATCTGGCTACCTATTTGCAAATTATATAATGTCACAGGAAAGGATCTATGACAGTAGCTTTTCTAGGACAGTATTTTTGGGAAGCCATGACAAGGTGATTCAAGCTGTACTTTCAGGGGAAGTGGATGCAGGTGCTACTTATAGTGAGGCCATTGATTTTGCTGTTCAACAAGGCTTGCCTGTAGATAAACTAGAAATAATAGCCAGCACAGACCCTATTCCTAAGGATGTAATAGGGTCAAATGAAAACCTTCCTAAGGAATTAGTGGACAAGTTAAAGGAAGCCTTCATAGACTTTACTAAGCCTTCTGATATTAACTCCCCAGTTGATGGATTTACCGAAAGCAAAGACAACAACTATGATATCATTAGAAATATAGTATAG
- a CDS encoding 2'-5' RNA ligase family protein — protein MDVINKIRQKYDPLSNHVRPHITLVFPFLSNIEYIELKEHLEDTLASLDPFTLKLKDITPVKSFGNYLFLNICEGKSELTEIHNKLYTGILEEHHPQWLKVGSFYPHLTVGKIDNAEKYKFAIEETGAITDEFKTIVNRICVEIIDDNEDSLIEMEIELKGGI, from the coding sequence ATGGATGTTATTAATAAAATAAGACAAAAGTATGACCCGCTATCAAATCACGTTAGACCCCATATTACCCTTGTTTTTCCTTTTTTAAGTAACATAGAATATATCGAACTCAAGGAGCACTTAGAAGATACACTAGCATCATTAGATCCATTTACTTTAAAGCTTAAAGATATCACACCAGTTAAATCTTTCGGAAATTACCTTTTCCTGAATATCTGTGAAGGCAAAAGTGAATTAACGGAAATTCATAACAAACTTTATACAGGAATACTAGAAGAACATCACCCCCAATGGTTAAAGGTAGGTAGTTTTTATCCTCATTTGACTGTTGGCAAGATTGACAATGCAGAAAAATACAAATTCGCTATTGAAGAAACAGGAGCCATAACTGATGAATTTAAAACTATTGTCAACCGTATATGTGTGGAAATTATTGATGATAATGAAGACTCATTAATAGAAATGGAAATAGAGTTAAAGGGGGGGATCTAG
- the ahpC gene encoding alkyl hydroperoxide reductase subunit C — protein sequence MSLIGKEVLPFKASAYHNGQFVNLSEENLKGRWSVVCFYPADFTFVCPTELEDLQNHYPELKSLGVEVYSVSTDTHFTHKAWHDSSEAIKKITYIMIGDPSQKISRNFDVLDEETGLADRGTFIIDPDGVIQAVEINAGGMGRDASVLVQKIKAAQYVRNNPNEVCPAKWQEGAATLKPSLDLVGKI from the coding sequence ATGTCACTTATCGGAAAAGAAGTATTACCATTTAAAGCGTCAGCTTACCATAACGGTCAGTTTGTTAATCTCAGCGAAGAAAATCTTAAGGGAAGATGGAGTGTAGTATGCTTCTATCCTGCTGATTTTACTTTTGTTTGCCCAACAGAACTAGAGGATCTTCAAAATCATTACCCGGAACTTAAATCCTTAGGAGTTGAGGTATATTCCGTATCAACAGATACTCACTTTACACATAAAGCATGGCACGATAGTTCTGAAGCTATCAAAAAAATTACTTATATTATGATTGGGGATCCTTCACAAAAAATCAGCCGTAACTTTGATGTGCTAGATGAAGAGACAGGTCTTGCTGATAGAGGTACATTTATCATTGACCCAGATGGTGTAATTCAAGCTGTTGAAATTAACGCAGGTGGTATGGGACGTGATGCAAGTGTGTTGGTACAAAAAATCAAAGCAGCTCAATATGTAAGAAATAACCCAAATGAAGTTTGCCCAGCTAAATGGCAAGAAGGGGCAGCTACCCTTAAGCCAAGTCTTGACTTAGTAGGAAAGATTTAA
- the ahpF gene encoding alkyl hydroperoxide reductase subunit F, which yields MVLSGDIKSELNQYLQLMEGDVLLKVSAGEDNTSKEILALVDELAAMSPKISVERTVLPKTPSFSVNRIGEDTGVTFAGIPLGHEFTSLVLALLQVSGRAPKVDQKIIEQIKEIKGQFHFETYISLSCHNCPDVVQALNLMSILNKGISHTMIDGAAFKREVEDKKIMAVPSVYLNGEFLSSGRMTLEELLSKISKPIDPSEINKREPFDVLIVGGGPAGASAAIYASRKGIRTGVVSERFGGQVMDTLSIENFISVKSTEGPKLAASLEEHVKEYDVDIINQQRVKGLKKSDFIEVELENGGVLKSKSVIIATGARWRNVGVPGEQELKNKGVAYCPHCDGPLFEGKHVAVIGGGNSGIEAAIDLAGIVKHVTVLEFMPELKADAVLQKRLYSLPNVTVLKNVQTKEITGDDQVTGITFMERDTEEVKHVELQGVFVQIGLVPNTEWLDDSFEKTRFGELIIDKYGSTNVPGVFAAGDCTNSPYKQIIISMGSGATAALGAFDYLIRS from the coding sequence ATGGTACTCAGTGGAGATATTAAATCCGAATTAAACCAATATCTTCAGTTGATGGAAGGGGATGTGCTACTAAAAGTAAGCGCTGGTGAAGATAATACATCTAAAGAAATCCTTGCTTTAGTAGATGAATTAGCTGCCATGTCCCCTAAAATATCCGTGGAGAGAACTGTTTTACCTAAAACTCCTAGTTTTAGTGTAAATCGAATTGGTGAAGATACCGGTGTTACATTTGCCGGTATCCCCCTAGGTCATGAATTTACGTCCTTGGTACTAGCACTTTTACAAGTAAGTGGAAGAGCACCTAAGGTAGATCAAAAGATTATAGAACAAATTAAAGAAATAAAAGGTCAGTTTCATTTTGAGACTTATATAAGCCTCAGCTGCCACAACTGCCCTGATGTTGTTCAAGCACTAAATCTAATGAGTATTCTAAACAAGGGAATTTCCCATACCATGATTGACGGAGCTGCCTTCAAAAGAGAAGTAGAGGATAAAAAGATTATGGCTGTTCCATCGGTGTACCTAAATGGTGAATTCCTAAGTAGTGGTCGGATGACCCTAGAAGAACTTCTAAGTAAGATTTCAAAACCAATAGATCCATCTGAAATCAATAAAAGGGAGCCCTTCGACGTACTTATTGTGGGTGGTGGTCCAGCAGGTGCAAGTGCTGCAATATATGCATCCCGTAAAGGAATCCGTACCGGCGTTGTATCTGAGAGATTCGGCGGTCAGGTTATGGATACTTTAAGTATAGAAAACTTCATTAGTGTTAAGTCCACAGAGGGGCCTAAGCTTGCTGCAAGCCTAGAGGAGCATGTCAAAGAGTATGATGTTGATATCATAAATCAGCAAAGGGTAAAAGGCCTTAAAAAAAGCGACTTTATTGAAGTTGAACTAGAAAATGGTGGAGTTTTAAAAAGCAAGTCTGTTATTATTGCCACTGGTGCCCGTTGGAGAAATGTGGGTGTCCCTGGTGAACAAGAACTTAAAAATAAAGGTGTTGCCTATTGTCCCCATTGTGATGGTCCACTGTTTGAAGGAAAGCATGTTGCAGTCATCGGTGGAGGCAACTCAGGTATTGAAGCTGCAATTGACCTTGCTGGAATCGTTAAACATGTTACGGTCCTTGAGTTTATGCCAGAACTAAAAGCAGATGCTGTATTACAAAAACGTCTATATAGTCTCCCAAACGTTACTGTGCTAAAAAATGTACAAACTAAAGAGATCACAGGTGATGATCAAGTCACTGGCATTACATTTATGGAACGAGATACTGAAGAGGTTAAACACGTTGAGTTGCAAGGAGTCTTTGTTCAAATCGGTCTGGTTCCAAACACTGAGTGGCTAGATGATTCCTTTGAAAAGACCCGCTTTGGAGAATTGATTATAGATAAGTATGGATCTACAAATGTCCCTGGAGTTTTCGCAGCAGGTGATTGTACAAACAGTCCATACAAACAGATTATTATATCCATGGGATCTGGTGCTACTGCTGCCTTAGGTGCATTCGATTACTTAATCAGAAGCTAA
- a CDS encoding pentapeptide repeat-containing protein: MCENKKDLIYMNDNNHNKLYADCENCFGLCCIALYFSASEGFPVDKNAGEPCPNLQTDFRCNIHENLIDRGMKGCNAFDCFGAGQKVARISFDGRNWRKYPELSKQMFEVFLIMRQLHELLWYLTESLTLQQASPIQNELSSKVGELERLSLLDSNSLIKVDVAALRGEVNTLLVRVSELVRNAIQVQGSQPRRKKTLDQRADLIAADLRKTDLRGANLRGACLIAADLRGTDLNGVDFIGADLRDADLRGTDLSKSIFLTQAQLNVAKGDKGTKLPPLLSPPKHWNNN; the protein is encoded by the coding sequence ATGTGTGAAAACAAGAAAGATTTAATATACATGAATGATAATAATCACAATAAACTGTATGCTGACTGCGAAAACTGTTTCGGTTTGTGCTGTATTGCACTTTATTTTTCTGCCTCAGAAGGGTTCCCAGTAGATAAAAATGCAGGTGAGCCTTGTCCCAATCTACAAACAGACTTTCGTTGTAATATTCACGAAAACTTAATTGATAGAGGAATGAAAGGCTGCAATGCATTTGACTGTTTTGGTGCAGGGCAAAAGGTTGCCAGAATCAGTTTTGATGGACGGAATTGGAGAAAATACCCCGAACTCTCTAAGCAAATGTTCGAGGTGTTCTTAATCATGAGGCAACTTCATGAGTTACTCTGGTATTTAACTGAATCGTTAACGTTGCAACAAGCTAGCCCTATACAAAATGAACTTAGTTCCAAGGTTGGAGAGTTAGAACGACTCAGTCTCCTCGACAGTAATTCCCTTATAAAAGTTGACGTTGCAGCATTGCGTGGAGAGGTTAATACTCTTCTTGTAAGGGTGAGTGAACTTGTACGCAATGCTATACAAGTTCAGGGAAGTCAGCCGCGGCGCAAGAAAACCTTAGATCAAAGAGCTGACCTTATAGCTGCGGACCTCAGAAAAACTGATCTAAGGGGTGCGAACTTGAGAGGGGCATGCCTTATTGCTGCTGACCTTAGAGGGACAGATCTAAATGGTGTTGATTTCATAGGAGCAGATCTAAGAGACGCTGACCTAAGAGGAACTGACCTAAGTAAGAGTATTTTTCTTACCCAAGCTCAACTTAACGTTGCTAAAGGAGATAAAGGTACAAAACTACCACCATTACTTAGTCCCCCTAAGCATTGGAACAATAACTAA